AAAGGTCGTGTTACAGTTCGTAACATCCGTAAAGAATCTAACGAAGCAATCAAGAAATTGAAAAACGACGGCGCTTCTGAAGATGAAATCAAAGCTGGTGAAGGCGAAGTACAAAAATTAACTGATGCATATATTGTAAAAGTTGATCAGCTAGCTGAATTAAAAGAAAAAGATATCATGACTGTATAGTCTCAGGATATACCTTTAACATACATGAAGAGGGATTTCTAATAGGAATCCCTCTTTTTTTTCGATGCGCATCAGCTTTCAAATGTCTTCAAGAACTCTCATACCTTTTGCTGTTTACATAGAAACATGAAGTTTTTATTAAAATAATACTTATCTTCAATCAACAAACTTATTGTAAGTATGACACAGTCAAGACGTAATTTCCTTAAGCAAGCTAGCTTAGGAGTCATGGGAGGACTTCTTGCCCCTCATCTTTTTTCCTGCAAAGGAACCAACATTGCATCAGGATCGCCACTTAAAAATATAGGACTTCAACTTTTTACACTTCGTGATCTTTTAGCGAAAGACCCGAAAGAGGTCCTTAAGAACGTTTCTAAGCTCGGATATACGCATGTAGAAACCTTTGGAGTGGATCTGGCGAACAACTCGTTCTGGGGACTCTCGATCGATGACTTCAAGAAGGTATTAAATGACAATGACCTCATCACACATAGTGGTCATTACGATATGGGTAAATACCTAAGTAAAGACCATAACGACAAAGAAAACATCGAGAAGTACATCGAGATTGCACATAACCTAGGGCAAGAGTATGTCATTGCCCCGGTTCCACCGATGGACAACCTCAATAAATTAGATGTTGCTGCTTACCAATATATCGCTGAACAGTTAAATAAGGCAGGCGAGATGGCGAAAAAGGCAGGTATCAAAATTGGCTATCACAACCACTTCTGGGAATTCAAAGAATTCGGCAATGGTACAAAAGGGCTGGATATTATCCTAGCCTTCACAGAGCCTGACCTCGTATGCTTTGAACTCGATTTATACTGGATCAATAAAGCGGGAGAAAACCCGCAGACTTATTTCACGAAATACCCAGGGCGCTTTCCGCTATGGCATGTGAAAGATATGGACAGACAATTCTCGAACCCTATTGAACAAAACAAGTTCGACCCGAAGACCGGCAAACGTGATACCTTAAACTTTGAAGAGGTCATGAAGACCATTCGATATACTGAGGTTGGTTCTG
The DNA window shown above is from Sphingobacterium hotanense and carries:
- a CDS encoding sugar phosphate isomerase/epimerase family protein, which translates into the protein MTQSRRNFLKQASLGVMGGLLAPHLFSCKGTNIASGSPLKNIGLQLFTLRDLLAKDPKEVLKNVSKLGYTHVETFGVDLANNSFWGLSIDDFKKVLNDNDLITHSGHYDMGKYLSKDHNDKENIEKYIEIAHNLGQEYVIAPVPPMDNLNKLDVAAYQYIAEQLNKAGEMAKKAGIKIGYHNHFWEFKEFGNGTKGLDIILAFTEPDLVCFELDLYWINKAGENPQTYFTKYPGRFPLWHVKDMDRQFSNPIEQNKFDPKTGKRDTLNFEEVMKTIRYTEVGSGSINFPNLASFANESGLKYAFIEQDDIYSDDKYASVKKSYDYMQKTFK